From one Halosimplex rubrum genomic stretch:
- the dapA gene encoding 4-hydroxy-tetrahydrodipicolinate synthase: MTSFQLRGVYPAMCTPFDDDGSIDFETLRTDAQRLERAGVDGLVPCGSTGESATLTHDEHIEVVEAVIDAVDDVPVIAGSGSNNTREALSLSRRAADAGADALLLISPYYNKPEQRGFVDHYERIADEVDLPQIVYNVPSRTGQNIEPETVEELADHPNIQGYKAASGDMGQISEIIERTRDTDLDVLSGDDGMTLPMLSVGASGAISVAANVEPERTCAMVGAALAGDYERAREIHHRLGPLFRELFVETNPIPVKEAMQIRGYSSAWMRSPLTRLSEEYRDGLQAVLDDLESETFDYEDEYAEIER; encoded by the coding sequence ATGACATCGTTCCAGCTCCGCGGCGTGTACCCCGCCATGTGTACGCCGTTCGACGACGACGGCAGCATCGACTTCGAGACACTCCGAACCGACGCCCAGCGACTCGAACGCGCGGGCGTCGACGGCCTCGTCCCCTGCGGCTCCACGGGCGAGTCGGCGACGCTCACCCACGACGAACACATCGAGGTCGTCGAGGCGGTCATCGACGCCGTCGACGACGTGCCCGTGATCGCCGGCTCCGGCTCGAACAACACCCGCGAGGCGCTGTCGCTCTCCCGGCGCGCCGCCGACGCCGGTGCCGACGCCCTCCTCCTCATCTCGCCGTACTACAACAAGCCCGAACAGCGCGGCTTCGTCGACCACTACGAGCGGATCGCCGACGAGGTCGACCTGCCGCAGATCGTCTACAACGTCCCCTCGCGCACCGGACAGAACATCGAACCCGAGACGGTCGAGGAGCTCGCGGACCACCCGAATATCCAGGGCTACAAGGCCGCAAGCGGCGATATGGGGCAGATCAGCGAGATAATCGAGCGGACCCGCGACACCGACCTCGACGTGCTCTCGGGCGACGACGGGATGACGCTCCCGATGCTCTCGGTCGGCGCGAGCGGCGCCATCAGCGTGGCCGCCAACGTCGAACCCGAGCGGACCTGTGCCATGGTCGGCGCCGCGCTGGCCGGTGACTACGAGCGCGCACGGGAGATCCACCACCGCCTCGGCCCCCTGTTCCGCGAACTGTTCGTCGAGACCAACCCGATCCCCGTCAAGGAGGCCATGCAGATCCGCGGATACAGCTCGGCGTGGATGCGCTCGCCGCTCACGCGGCTCTCCGAAGAGTACCGCGACGGCCTGCAGGCGGTGCTCGACGACCTCGAATCCGAAACCTTCGATTACGAGGACGAGTACGCCGAGATAGAGCGATGA
- a CDS encoding winged helix-turn-helix domain-containing protein — translation MSRADRGADQPRAMIHRRILDVAESNPDASMTAIAEEVSGASPDLVDRVLDEYGDPGRDPEPDDETSMNAPNASAPETDPETEQDESATEPNDPSAETDDSAAEPAVQTPTAAELSEKQRRTLRALYERPGASQGDLAEDLDVTRATVSRRLNAIPGFEWTDRRAFAESVFDEATDGESDEAAGGESDDADDEVAAGDPTTDGGQHDGRESVDPKAVAALEGALTDLAARLDAVESRVGESDDADGSGDAGRSDDVDDAVEADAAPALSPELAHKVVHACMESDRVTEDEELDVLRAFMES, via the coding sequence ATGAGCCGAGCGGACCGCGGAGCCGACCAGCCGCGAGCGATGATCCACCGGCGGATCCTCGACGTGGCCGAATCGAACCCCGACGCGTCGATGACGGCGATCGCCGAGGAAGTCAGTGGCGCGTCGCCGGACCTCGTCGATCGCGTCCTCGACGAGTACGGCGACCCCGGCCGCGACCCCGAACCGGACGACGAGACATCCATGAACGCCCCGAACGCCTCTGCCCCGGAGACGGACCCCGAGACCGAACAGGACGAGTCAGCGACCGAACCGAACGATCCGTCGGCCGAGACGGACGATTCTGCCGCTGAACCCGCCGTCCAGACGCCGACGGCGGCCGAGCTGTCCGAGAAACAGCGGCGGACGCTCCGGGCGCTGTACGAGCGCCCCGGCGCCTCCCAGGGCGACCTGGCCGAGGACTTGGACGTGACCCGGGCGACGGTGAGCCGGCGCCTCAACGCCATCCCGGGCTTCGAGTGGACCGACCGCCGCGCGTTCGCCGAGTCGGTCTTCGACGAGGCGACAGACGGCGAATCCGACGAGGCGGCCGGCGGCGAATCCGACGACGCGGACGACGAGGTGGCCGCGGGCGACCCGACGACCGACGGAGGCCAGCACGACGGTCGGGAGTCGGTCGACCCGAAGGCAGTCGCCGCGCTCGAAGGGGCGCTGACGGATCTGGCTGCGCGGCTCGACGCGGTCGAGTCTCGGGTCGGCGAGTCGGACGACGCCGACGGATCCGGCGACGCTGGCCGATCCGACGACGTCGACGACGCAGTCGAGGCCGACGCAGCGCCCGCGCTCTCGCCCGAACTCGCTCACAAGGTCGTCCACGCCTGCATGGAGTCCGACCGGGTGACCGAAGACGAGGAACTGGACGTGCTGCGGGCGTTCATGGAGAGCTGA